In Methylovirgula sp., a single genomic region encodes these proteins:
- a CDS encoding DUF6111 family protein: MWRVVLRPALLFLLPFMLYAIWLLLRRATPFGRHHWGSGVVSTLTLLGLVIAVIGMFAFGIFADRHLGAYVPAHIENGVVVPGRMQ, encoded by the coding sequence ATGTGGCGCGTCGTCCTGAGGCCCGCGCTTCTATTCCTGCTGCCCTTCATGCTTTATGCAATCTGGCTTCTCTTGCGTCGGGCGACGCCCTTTGGCCGTCACCATTGGGGTAGCGGCGTCGTTTCGACCTTGACGCTATTGGGGCTGGTCATCGCCGTGATTGGAATGTTCGCCTTCGGAATTTTCGCCGACCGGCATCTCGGCGCTTACGTGCCGGCTCATATCGAAAACGGCGTCGTCGTGCCCGGCCGCATGCAATGA
- a CDS encoding CCA tRNA nucleotidyltransferase yields the protein MSVTEIAAPAPALALLQNDELQGILDLLNGNGEEARLVGGAVRNALLGKPVSEFDIATTATPETVAARAQAANLRAVPTGLAHGTVTVIIDGHPFEVTSLREDIETDGRHAVVRFNRDFAADAQRRDFTMNALSLSREGVLYDYVGGLDDIAAKILRFIGDPAARIKEDYLRVLRFFRFSAGYAEGPLDAEGLLACIRARDGLARLSRERVRNEVLKLLAAPRAGEITREMSQAGLLGPLLASAPNPRRLENLLNLRSGEQADPVLNLAALCLNLPEDAHRLREKLRLSNPEHQRLVKAADALETLHDFDTPPDERGLLTLLFRYGRRGACDALLLAASHARDDAALWRKALGFLRDAKEPRLPFGGNDLLARGIKDGKAVGETLRLLEARWIEAGFPEDAETLRIILDQAVQLDRD from the coding sequence ATGAGCGTGACCGAGATCGCGGCGCCCGCGCCTGCGCTGGCCCTGCTGCAAAACGACGAACTCCAGGGCATCCTTGACCTGCTCAACGGCAACGGCGAGGAGGCACGCCTCGTCGGCGGAGCGGTGCGCAACGCCTTGCTCGGCAAGCCGGTCTCGGAATTCGATATTGCCACGACAGCAACGCCGGAGACGGTCGCCGCGCGCGCGCAGGCCGCAAATTTGCGCGCCGTCCCCACCGGCCTCGCGCATGGCACGGTGACTGTCATTATCGACGGTCATCCGTTCGAGGTGACGAGCCTGCGCGAGGATATCGAGACAGATGGCCGCCACGCCGTCGTGCGCTTCAACCGCGATTTTGCCGCCGACGCACAACGCCGCGACTTCACGATGAACGCTTTGTCGCTAAGCCGCGAAGGCGTCCTCTACGATTATGTCGGCGGTCTCGACGACATCGCCGCGAAAATACTGCGCTTCATTGGCGATCCCGCGGCGCGGATCAAAGAAGATTATTTGCGCGTTCTGCGCTTTTTCCGTTTTTCAGCCGGGTATGCCGAAGGGCCTCTCGATGCGGAGGGCCTGCTTGCCTGTATCCGCGCCCGCGATGGGCTGGCGCGACTGTCGCGCGAACGCGTGCGCAACGAAGTGCTGAAGCTTCTCGCGGCACCCCGCGCGGGCGAGATAACGCGCGAGATGTCGCAAGCAGGCCTGCTTGGCCCGCTGCTCGCCTCGGCACCCAATCCGCGACGTCTCGAAAATTTGTTGAATCTGCGATCTGGCGAACAGGCCGATCCGGTTTTGAATCTCGCCGCGCTCTGCCTCAATCTGCCCGAAGACGCTCACCGGCTGCGCGAGAAGCTCCGCCTCTCAAATCCCGAACATCAACGTCTGGTGAAGGCGGCCGATGCGCTCGAAACACTGCATGATTTCGATACACCGCCGGACGAGCGCGGGCTTTTGACTCTATTGTTTCGCTATGGCCGCCGTGGTGCCTGCGATGCCCTGCTGCTCGCCGCATCGCACGCCCGCGACGATGCCGCTCTCTGGCGCAAGGCGCTCGGTTTCTTGCGCGACGCGAAAGAACCGCGACTACCCTTCGGCGGCAATGACCTGCTCGCGCGCGGCATCAAAGATGGCAAAGCTGTCGGCGAAACGCTGAGACTTCTGGAAGCGCGCTGGATTGAGGCGGGATTTCCGGAAGATGCGGAAACTCTGAGGATCATACTCGATCAGGCAGTGCAGCTCGATCGCGATTGA
- a CDS encoding DUF6790 family protein gives MAAAIPFALSNFTVTLFVIGLIASCFALARAPKPLGTAIVVEALFSYFLLFSIGVSFFYNFVMHTFFGDMAARFIGWANSPFQTEVGFASLGYAVVGFLAFRGGFGLRLAAIIGPSLFLLGAAGGHVYQIAKAQNLAPGNSGAILYSDVLIPAIGFALLWLQSRCAPMRAKG, from the coding sequence ATGGCCGCAGCCATCCCTTTCGCACTTAGCAATTTCACGGTCACCCTTTTCGTAATCGGTTTGATCGCCTCATGCTTCGCCCTCGCCCGCGCGCCAAAACCTTTAGGCACCGCAATCGTCGTTGAAGCCTTGTTCTCGTATTTCCTGTTATTTTCGATCGGCGTGAGCTTTTTCTACAATTTCGTCATGCATACATTTTTCGGTGACATGGCGGCTCGGTTCATCGGCTGGGCAAACAGCCCTTTTCAAACCGAGGTCGGCTTTGCGAGTCTTGGCTACGCGGTCGTCGGCTTTCTTGCGTTTCGCGGCGGTTTCGGGCTGCGGCTCGCCGCCATTATCGGCCCATCGCTCTTTCTGCTCGGCGCGGCCGGCGGACATGTCTATCAGATCGCCAAGGCCCAAAATCTCGCGCCCGGCAATTCGGGCGCGATCCTCTATAGCGACGTGCTTATTCCAGCGATTGGCTTTGCATTGCTGTGGCTGCAGTCGCGCTGTGCACCAATGCGAGCCAAAGGCTAG
- the mfd gene encoding transcription-repair coupling factor: MTDLKRATAELAKKGSLVLASLPDGFDAFCIADLSRALAPTAEERAVVLVHIARDEQRARAFNETLAFVAPEIEILDFPGWDCQPYDRVSPNAAISARRMTVLSRLARSRTAAGRPRILSTTINAVLQRVPPREKVAAESFSAAPGNAVNMTSLTEWLENNGFARASAVRDTGEYAVRGGILDLFAPSMLEPIRLDFFGDTLESIRTFDPETQRTVAPLRAVDLVPVSEVQLTTDSMRRFRQGYVGAFGGGLRGDTLYEAVSEGRRHPGLEHWLPLFYDGLDTLFDYIGGAPLVLDPLTDEAATERLAQIRDYYDARKHAHDSDPSNSAYKPLPPDALYLPADEWTKQLAAQGTARVTAFSPPEGGKTLVIDCGGKLGRNFAAERADEGANVFHAAAEHVQALQAQGKRVVVAGWSEGSRERLGHVLKDFGLHAVEPVSSFADALRASKGTVALAVIGLEAGFEAPDLAVVGEQDILGDRLIHARKKARRAQDFIAEVGVLSAGDLVVHVGHGIGRFQGLTPVEAAGAPHDCLEIHYAGGDKLFLPVENIELLSRYGSEGSDVELDRLGGAGWQKRKARMRKRVLEMAAGLLRIAAARQTQAAPCLIPPEPLYEAFCAGFPYDETEDQDAAIDAVLDDLASGRPMDRLICGDVGFGKTEVALRAAFAAAINGKQVAVVVPTTLLARQHAKNFAARFAGLPVKVAQLSRMVGSADTKVVKAGLTSGDIDIVVGTHTLLGGQIAFRDLGLVIIDEEQHFGVKHKERLKELRAEVHVLTLSATPIPRTLQLALTGVRELSIIATPPVDRLAVRTAISPFDTLLVREALLRERYRGGQSFYVCPRIEDIEEAGAFLRQNVPEAKFIIANGQLPASELEARMSAFYDGKYDILLSTAIVESGLDIPRANTLIVHRADMFGLAQLYQLRGRVGRAKTRAYAYFTTPMNKKMTPQAEKRLGILQSLDTLGAGFQLATHDLDIRGAGNLLGEDQSGHIKEVGYELYQQMLEEAVLALKSGIDEPVEEAWSPAITLGTPVTIPEDYVADLDLRLGLYRRLSTLQTDTEIEAMAAEMIDRFGPLPREVEQLLTLVAIKALCLKANVEKVDAGPKGVTLAFRDNSFANPQALVRYVAEQGPQAKVRPDMRVVFIRDFEQTPERLEGTRAILRTLAAMATKKAA; encoded by the coding sequence GTGACTGATCTGAAGCGCGCGACCGCCGAACTTGCCAAAAAAGGCTCGCTCGTCCTGGCCTCATTGCCGGACGGGTTCGATGCCTTTTGCATTGCCGACCTCAGCCGGGCTCTCGCGCCGACGGCCGAAGAGCGCGCCGTCGTGCTCGTCCACATCGCGCGCGACGAGCAACGTGCCCGTGCCTTCAATGAAACGCTGGCTTTCGTGGCACCCGAGATCGAGATTCTCGATTTTCCCGGTTGGGACTGCCAGCCCTACGATCGCGTCTCGCCCAATGCGGCGATCTCGGCGCGTCGGATGACGGTACTGTCGCGGCTCGCACGTTCGCGCACTGCCGCCGGACGGCCGCGCATTCTCTCGACGACGATCAACGCCGTCCTGCAACGTGTGCCGCCGCGCGAAAAAGTGGCGGCGGAATCTTTCTCAGCCGCGCCCGGCAACGCCGTCAACATGACGAGCCTGACCGAATGGCTTGAGAATAACGGCTTCGCGCGTGCCTCTGCCGTGCGCGACACGGGTGAATATGCCGTGCGTGGCGGCATCCTCGATCTTTTTGCGCCATCCATGCTGGAGCCGATCCGGCTCGATTTCTTTGGCGATACGCTCGAATCGATCCGTACCTTCGACCCGGAGACACAACGCACCGTTGCGCCGCTTCGCGCGGTCGATCTTGTGCCGGTCAGCGAAGTGCAACTGACGACGGACTCCATGCGTCGCTTCCGCCAGGGCTATGTCGGCGCTTTCGGCGGCGGCCTGCGCGGCGATACGCTTTACGAGGCGGTGAGCGAAGGGCGCCGCCATCCCGGCCTCGAACATTGGCTGCCATTGTTCTACGATGGGCTGGATACGCTGTTCGATTATATCGGCGGCGCGCCGCTGGTGCTCGATCCGCTGACCGACGAGGCCGCGACCGAACGCCTGGCGCAAATCCGCGATTATTACGATGCGCGGAAACACGCGCACGATAGCGACCCGTCCAATTCCGCCTATAAGCCGTTGCCGCCCGACGCACTTTATCTGCCGGCCGACGAATGGACGAAACAACTTGCCGCGCAAGGCACCGCGCGAGTCACAGCTTTTTCACCGCCGGAAGGCGGCAAGACTCTCGTCATCGATTGCGGCGGCAAGCTCGGCCGGAATTTCGCTGCCGAGCGCGCCGACGAGGGCGCGAATGTCTTCCACGCGGCGGCCGAACATGTTCAGGCTCTCCAGGCACAGGGCAAGCGCGTCGTCGTCGCTGGCTGGTCGGAAGGCTCACGCGAGCGTCTCGGCCATGTGTTGAAGGATTTCGGCCTGCACGCGGTCGAGCCGGTGTCGTCTTTCGCCGACGCGCTGCGTGCGTCGAAGGGAACCGTCGCTCTCGCCGTCATCGGGCTTGAGGCAGGGTTCGAGGCGCCGGACCTCGCGGTGGTCGGTGAGCAGGATATTCTCGGCGACCGTCTGATTCATGCGCGCAAGAAAGCCCGGCGCGCGCAGGATTTCATTGCTGAAGTCGGTGTGCTTTCGGCCGGCGATCTTGTCGTCCATGTCGGCCACGGCATTGGCCGCTTCCAGGGTCTCACGCCGGTCGAGGCCGCAGGCGCGCCGCATGATTGTCTTGAAATCCATTATGCCGGCGGCGACAAGCTTTTCCTGCCGGTCGAGAATATCGAGCTTTTGTCGCGCTACGGTTCGGAAGGCTCGGATGTCGAGCTCGACAGGCTCGGCGGCGCCGGCTGGCAGAAGCGCAAGGCGCGGATGCGCAAGCGCGTCCTCGAAATGGCCGCAGGCCTGTTGCGTATCGCCGCTGCGCGGCAGACGCAAGCGGCGCCGTGCCTGATTCCGCCCGAGCCACTTTATGAGGCGTTCTGCGCCGGGTTCCCGTATGACGAGACGGAAGATCAGGATGCCGCGATCGACGCCGTGCTCGACGATCTGGCGTCTGGCCGGCCGATGGACCGGCTGATCTGCGGCGATGTCGGGTTCGGCAAGACGGAAGTTGCGCTGCGCGCCGCCTTCGCCGCCGCGATCAACGGCAAGCAGGTCGCCGTCGTCGTGCCGACAACCTTGCTCGCGCGTCAGCACGCGAAGAATTTCGCCGCGCGCTTCGCCGGTCTGCCGGTGAAAGTGGCGCAGCTCTCGCGCATGGTTGGCTCGGCCGATACAAAGGTCGTCAAGGCCGGTCTCACATCGGGCGACATCGACATCGTTGTCGGCACGCATACTTTGCTCGGCGGCCAGATCGCCTTCAGAGATCTTGGCCTCGTTATCATCGACGAGGAACAGCATTTCGGCGTTAAACACAAAGAGCGGTTGAAGGAGCTGCGTGCCGAAGTGCATGTGCTGACGCTATCGGCGACGCCGATCCCGCGCACATTGCAGCTTGCGCTGACCGGCGTGCGTGAACTCTCGATCATCGCGACGCCGCCGGTGGACAGGCTCGCGGTGCGCACCGCGATCAGCCCCTTCGATACGCTGCTGGTGCGCGAAGCGCTGCTGCGCGAACGCTATCGCGGCGGCCAGAGTTTCTATGTCTGCCCGCGTATCGAAGATATCGAAGAGGCTGGCGCTTTCCTGCGTCAGAATGTGCCAGAGGCGAAGTTCATCATCGCCAACGGGCAGCTTCCGGCCTCGGAACTCGAAGCCCGGATGTCGGCCTTCTATGACGGCAAGTACGACATTCTGCTGTCGACGGCGATCGTCGAGTCGGGGCTAGACATCCCCCGCGCGAATACGCTCATCGTCCATCGCGCCGATATGTTCGGGCTCGCGCAGCTCTATCAATTGCGTGGCCGCGTCGGCCGCGCGAAGACGCGCGCCTACGCCTATTTCACCACGCCGATGAACAAGAAAATGACGCCGCAGGCGGAAAAGCGGCTTGGCATCCTGCAATCGCTCGACACGCTCGGCGCTGGTTTCCAACTCGCGACGCACGATCTCGACATCCGGGGCGCTGGCAATCTCTTGGGCGAGGACCAGTCGGGCCACATCAAGGAAGTCGGCTACGAGCTTTACCAGCAGATGCTGGAGGAGGCGGTTCTGGCATTGAAGTCGGGCATCGACGAGCCAGTGGAAGAAGCCTGGTCGCCGGCGATTACGCTCGGCACGCCAGTCACGATTCCAGAGGATTATGTTGCCGATCTCGATTTGCGGCTTGGTCTCTATCGCCGTCTCTCGACGCTCCAGACCGATACCGAGATCGAGGCCATGGCCGCCGAGATGATCGATCGCTTCGGGCCGCTGCCGCGCGAAGTCGAGCAATTGCTAACGCTCGTCGCGATCAAGGCGCTCTGCCTCAAGGCGAATGTCGAAAAGGTCGATGCGGGGCCGAAGGGTGTAACACTGGCCTTCCGCGACAATTCCTTCGCCAATCCGCAAGCGCTCGTGCGCTATGTCGCGGAGCAGGGGCCGCAGGCGAAAGTGCGCCCCGACATGCGCGTCGTCTTCATCCGCGATTTCGAACAAACGCCCGAGCGGCTCGAAGGGACGCGCGCGATCCTGCGTACGCTCGCTGCAATGGCGACCAAGAAGGCGGCGTAG
- a CDS encoding succinate dehydrogenase assembly factor 2, protein MMTQTDDPRRRRALFRSWHRGMRETDLLMGRFADAEIAHLSETELSDYEALLEAQDRDILGWLTGEIEIPSSFDTPVLGRLRQFHTHAGPIHI, encoded by the coding sequence ATGATGACGCAGACTGACGATCCGCGGCGCAGGCGGGCTTTATTCCGCTCCTGGCATCGCGGGATGCGCGAGACGGACTTGCTGATGGGCCGCTTTGCCGATGCAGAGATCGCCCATCTCAGCGAGACGGAATTGAGCGATTATGAAGCGCTTCTCGAAGCGCAGGATCGCGATATTCTCGGCTGGCTGACAGGGGAGATTGAAATCCCGTCGTCCTTTGACACGCCGGTGCTGGGACGGTTGCGGCAGTTTCACACCCATGCCGGGCCGATCCATATCTGA
- a CDS encoding DciA family protein — MSKRPSHSPWSRPLADLVGAVIDPVLARQGFGESQIVLYWEDIVGERLAAMSEPLALKWPPRGPARTEHAPAILVVRVESGFALELQHLAAIVIERVNGYLGFACIDRIALRQGPVTRRAAVARRRPPSPQAVAAAEAMVHDVSEGPLREALARLGAQIIEHSLDPKPAS; from the coding sequence ATGTCGAAACGTCCGTCTCATTCGCCCTGGTCGCGGCCGCTGGCCGATCTCGTCGGCGCGGTGATCGATCCGGTCCTTGCCCGGCAGGGCTTCGGCGAGTCGCAGATCGTCCTTTATTGGGAGGATATCGTCGGCGAAAGGCTCGCGGCCATGTCCGAGCCTTTGGCACTGAAATGGCCGCCGCGCGGACCTGCGCGGACCGAACACGCGCCGGCGATATTGGTCGTCAGGGTCGAAAGCGGGTTCGCGCTCGAATTGCAGCATCTTGCCGCGATTGTGATTGAACGCGTGAATGGCTACTTGGGCTTTGCCTGCATCGACCGGATTGCCCTGCGGCAAGGGCCTGTGACGCGCCGGGCCGCCGTTGCGCGAAGGCGGCCGCCATCCCCCCAAGCGGTCGCCGCGGCCGAAGCGATGGTCCACGACGTCAGCGAAGGTCCGTTGCGCGAGGCGTTGGCGCGGCTTGGCGCCCAGATTATCGAACATTCACTTGACCCCAAGCCCGCCTCGTGA
- a CDS encoding DsbA family protein: protein MSRYQRFSAMRALGMIVAVAIGGVSAMQLWPAQAQTVTIPPEKLNAPQALPDIVQGKADAPVTIIEYASMTCPHCARFHAETYPTLLSKYIETGKVRFALREFPLDPRAAAAFMLARCSGDGDKRTAVIDLLFNAQQSWAYSDTPIDALAGLMKQTGMGDKDFQACLNDQKLYDKVIKEREDAGKDFAIDATPTFFINGTKYSGEMPVAALTKILDPLVAKK, encoded by the coding sequence ATGTCTCGATATCAGCGGTTTTCCGCCATGCGTGCGCTCGGAATGATTGTGGCGGTCGCCATCGGCGGCGTTTCGGCCATGCAGCTTTGGCCCGCACAAGCGCAGACCGTGACGATCCCGCCCGAGAAGTTGAATGCGCCGCAAGCGCTGCCTGATATTGTCCAGGGCAAAGCCGACGCACCCGTCACGATTATCGAATATGCCTCGATGACCTGCCCGCATTGCGCCCGTTTCCATGCCGAGACCTATCCGACGCTGCTGAGCAAATATATCGAGACCGGCAAGGTGCGTTTCGCGCTGCGAGAATTCCCGCTCGACCCGCGCGCGGCTGCGGCCTTCATGCTGGCACGCTGCTCCGGCGATGGCGACAAGCGCACGGCTGTGATCGATCTCCTTTTCAACGCGCAGCAGTCCTGGGCCTATTCCGACACACCCATCGACGCGCTTGCCGGCCTGATGAAACAGACCGGCATGGGCGACAAGGATTTCCAGGCCTGTCTCAACGACCAGAAGCTCTACGATAAGGTCATCAAGGAGCGCGAGGATGCAGGCAAGGACTTCGCCATCGATGCGACGCCGACCTTTTTCATCAATGGCACGAAATATAGCGGCGAAATGCCGGTCGCTGCACTGACCAAAATCCTCGATCCGCTGGTCGCAAAGAAGTAA
- a CDS encoding YccF domain-containing protein yields the protein MNLLQFLLNVLWIAFGGIWMSVAWVIAGIIMAITIIGLPWAPAAFRIAAYTLLPFGSRAVPRAQMTGRDDFGTGPLGFLGNILWLVLAGWWLALCHVITAAMWAITIIGLPFAWAHLKLAGIALWPIGKIIVPANA from the coding sequence TTGAACCTGCTGCAGTTTCTCTTGAACGTGCTGTGGATCGCGTTCGGTGGCATCTGGATGTCGGTCGCCTGGGTGATCGCCGGGATCATCATGGCGATCACAATTATCGGCCTGCCATGGGCCCCGGCTGCATTCCGCATCGCCGCCTATACATTATTGCCCTTCGGCAGCCGAGCCGTTCCGCGCGCCCAGATGACCGGCCGCGACGACTTCGGCACCGGTCCGCTTGGCTTCCTGGGCAATATTCTGTGGCTCGTGCTTGCCGGCTGGTGGCTCGCGCTCTGCCACGTTATCACTGCGGCGATGTGGGCGATCACTATCATCGGCCTGCCCTTCGCCTGGGCACACCTGAAGCTTGCCGGTATCGCGCTCTGGCCGATCGGCAAGATCATTGTCCCGGCGAACGCCTGA
- the smc gene encoding chromosome segregation protein SMC yields MKFKKLHIAGFKTFAESTDFLIEPGLTGIVGPNGCGKSNLVDALRWVMGESSSKNMRGAEMDDVIFSGSGNRTGRNMAEVRLTLDNSARTAPAVFNDDEVIEVTRRIERDAGSSFRVNGREVRARDVQLLFADASTGSRSPAMVRQGQISELISVKPQQRRRILEEAAGIAGLYSRRHEAELRLKGAEDNLVRLEDVVKQIEAQIDGLKRQARQATRYRVLATDIKRNEALLALVNFGEANAQLTAAGQKVEDDLKLVADATLHQAETARLQAVAAHELPPLREAEANAGSELQKLVLARETLDGEERRAKARLAELERRIAQMNADLGREQALIEDAASVLTRLDNEAEELAAFGADDTDAESAARAKFAEAETALATSEAALGTAQSAFSNVEAQRNALNKNLRDETQRYSQFEAELVKVSAELAALRTEIENAVADDLFGAAFESAKAAAETAEKDMLAAEAAHAESRRAEADTRGPWQDAERKAQSLATEAQTLAKLLSAPSGSRWPAVVEEISVAKGYEAALGASLGDDLDASIDVTAPAYWDMLSSYDDPILPVGIDSLAQYVSAPPALARRLAQIGVVAQSAGKALQAQLRPGQRLVSVEGDLWRWDGFCFAAEAPTPAARRLAEKNRLGDLTRDAEIARHSADEVKAKAEAAQADLRVKAEAEAKARQAHRDALRAVEQTREAAAEAERKKAQVAARLSGREEAAQRLTASRDEARANQAKAEAALAELVATPELAMALEAARAKAAQNRTATAEARAHLQALIHEMQTRTKRLAAIGEERGSWNNRRERAQSQIGELDSRLKEAAVEQEKLADTPGEFLRLRRNLMDQIETAENARRAAADARAKAEERLTDADRAARKALEAMSTAREEKARDEARLEGARERFAAITHHIETELQCDPRGLAALANVERDDELPDAPSVEAKLERLKAERERLGNVNLRADEELTESETRRTNLTSEREDLTEAIRRLRQAIQNLNKEGRERLLGAFDAVNAHFKDLFTTLFGGGAAELKLVESEDPLEAGLEILAQPPGKRMQALSLLSGGEQALTAMSLIFAVFLTNPSPICVLDEVDAPLDDANVERFCDLLEQMVKRTDTRFVAITHNPISMARMDRLFGVTMAERGISQLVSVELTEVEHFLEAV; encoded by the coding sequence ATGAAATTTAAGAAACTTCATATCGCCGGCTTCAAAACGTTTGCCGAATCGACGGATTTCCTGATCGAACCGGGGTTGACCGGCATTGTCGGGCCGAACGGCTGCGGCAAGTCCAATCTCGTCGACGCCTTGCGCTGGGTGATGGGTGAAAGCTCGTCGAAGAATATGCGCGGCGCCGAAATGGACGACGTGATCTTCTCCGGCAGCGGCAACCGGACCGGCCGCAACATGGCCGAAGTGCGCCTGACGCTCGACAATAGTGCGCGCACCGCCCCGGCGGTTTTCAACGACGACGAGGTAATTGAAGTCACCCGGCGTATCGAACGCGATGCCGGATCGAGCTTTCGCGTCAACGGCCGCGAAGTCCGTGCCCGCGACGTGCAATTGTTGTTTGCAGACGCATCTACCGGCTCTCGCTCGCCCGCCATGGTGCGGCAGGGGCAGATCAGCGAACTGATCTCGGTCAAACCGCAGCAACGGCGACGCATCCTCGAAGAGGCCGCCGGCATCGCCGGATTGTATTCGCGCCGGCATGAGGCCGAGCTTCGGCTAAAGGGGGCCGAAGACAATCTCGTGCGTCTCGAAGACGTTGTGAAGCAGATCGAAGCGCAGATCGACGGGCTGAAGCGTCAGGCGCGGCAGGCGACGCGCTATCGTGTCCTCGCCACCGACATCAAGCGCAACGAGGCCTTGCTTGCGCTCGTCAATTTCGGCGAAGCCAATGCGCAGCTCACTGCCGCCGGCCAAAAAGTCGAAGACGATCTGAAGCTCGTCGCCGACGCGACATTGCATCAGGCCGAGACGGCGCGTTTGCAGGCTGTCGCGGCGCATGAATTACCGCCCCTGCGCGAAGCCGAGGCCAATGCCGGTAGCGAATTGCAGAAACTGGTGCTGGCGCGCGAAACGCTTGACGGCGAAGAGCGCCGCGCCAAGGCGCGCCTAGCTGAGCTTGAGCGGCGCATCGCGCAGATGAATGCCGACCTCGGCCGCGAGCAGGCTTTGATCGAGGATGCCGCCTCGGTGCTGACGCGGCTCGATAACGAAGCCGAGGAACTCGCGGCATTCGGTGCCGATGATACGGATGCCGAATCCGCCGCGCGCGCAAAATTCGCCGAAGCGGAAACGGCGCTCGCGACATCCGAGGCCGCGCTCGGCACTGCGCAAAGTGCGTTCTCTAATGTCGAAGCGCAGCGCAATGCGCTGAACAAAAATCTCCGCGACGAGACGCAGAGATATTCGCAATTCGAGGCCGAGCTTGTAAAGGTGAGCGCGGAACTTGCCGCCCTGCGTACCGAGATCGAAAATGCGGTCGCAGATGACCTGTTCGGCGCGGCGTTCGAGTCCGCGAAGGCGGCCGCCGAAACGGCGGAAAAAGATATGCTCGCCGCCGAGGCCGCTCATGCCGAATCGCGCCGCGCTGAGGCGGACACGCGCGGCCCTTGGCAGGACGCGGAACGCAAGGCGCAAAGTCTTGCGACCGAAGCTCAAACCTTGGCAAAATTGCTTTCCGCGCCGAGCGGAAGCCGCTGGCCCGCGGTCGTCGAAGAAATCAGCGTCGCCAAGGGCTATGAGGCGGCGCTCGGCGCGTCGCTCGGCGACGATCTCGACGCCTCGATCGATGTGACCGCCCCGGCCTATTGGGATATGCTCTCGAGCTATGACGATCCCATCCTGCCCGTCGGAATCGACTCGCTTGCGCAATATGTCAGCGCGCCGCCCGCTCTGGCACGGCGGCTGGCGCAAATCGGCGTCGTCGCCCAAAGCGCCGGCAAGGCCTTGCAGGCACAATTGCGGCCCGGTCAGCGGCTCGTCTCCGTGGAAGGCGATCTCTGGCGCTGGGACGGTTTCTGTTTTGCGGCGGAAGCGCCGACGCCCGCGGCCCGGCGCCTCGCCGAAAAGAACCGGCTTGGCGATCTTACGCGCGATGCCGAGATCGCACGTCACTCCGCTGATGAGGTCAAAGCCAAAGCCGAGGCGGCGCAGGCCGATCTGCGGGTGAAGGCCGAGGCGGAAGCCAAGGCGCGCCAAGCGCACCGTGACGCCCTGCGTGCTGTCGAGCAGACGCGCGAAGCCGCCGCCGAAGCCGAGCGCAAGAAGGCTCAAGTCGCAGCCCGGCTATCGGGACGCGAGGAAGCCGCGCAGCGCTTGACCGCGAGCCGCGACGAAGCCCGCGCCAATCAGGCCAAAGCCGAGGCGGCGCTGGCCGAACTCGTTGCGACGCCTGAACTTGCGATGGCGCTGGAGGCGGCGCGTGCCAAGGCCGCGCAGAATCGTACCGCAACCGCCGAAGCGCGCGCGCATCTGCAAGCGCTGATCCATGAGATGCAGACGCGGACGAAGCGTCTTGCGGCGATCGGCGAGGAGCGCGGCTCCTGGAATAACCGGCGCGAGCGCGCGCAATCCCAGATCGGCGAATTGGACTCACGTCTCAAGGAAGCCGCGGTCGAACAGGAAAAACTCGCCGATACGCCTGGCGAATTTTTGCGCTTGCGCCGCAATCTGATGGATCAGATCGAAACCGCCGAAAACGCGCGCCGTGCCGCCGCTGACGCACGCGCCAAAGCCGAAGAACGCCTGACTGACGCCGACCGAGCCGCGCGCAAGGCACTCGAGGCCATGAGCACCGCACGCGAAGAAAAGGCACGCGATGAGGCGCGGCTCGAAGGGGCGCGCGAACGCTTCGCCGCGATCACCCATCACATAGAAACCGAATTGCAATGCGATCCGAGAGGCCTTGCGGCACTTGCCAACGTCGAGCGCGATGATGAATTGCCCGATGCGCCGAGCGTCGAAGCCAAACTCGAAAGACTGAAGGCGGAGCGTGAACGGCTGGGCAACGTCAATCTTCGCGCCGATGAAGAGTTGACCGAATCCGAAACGCGCCGGACGAACCTGACGAGCGAGCGCGAGGATTTGACCGAAGCGATCCGCCGTCTGCGTCAGGCGATCCAGAACCTCAACAAGGAAGGCCGCGAACGGCTGCTCGGCGCCTTCGACGCTGTGAACGCGCATTTCAAGGACCTCTTCACGACGCTCTTTGGTGGCGGCGCGGCGGAATTGAAGCTTGTCGAATCCGAAGACCCACTGGAAGCCGGGCTTGAGATTCTCGCACAGCCGCCGGGCAAGCGCATGCAGGCGCTCTCGCTTCTGTCCGGTGGTGAGCAGGCTTTGACGGCGATGTCGCTGATCTTCGCCGTCTTCCTCACCAATCCCTCACCGATCTGCGTGCTCGATGAAGTCGATGCGCCGCTCGACGACGCCAACGTCGAACGCTTCTGCGATCTGCTTGAACAGATGGTGAAGCGTACCGACACGCGCTTCGTCGCCATCACGCACAATCCGATCTCCATGGCGCGGATGGACCGGCTCTTCGGTGTGACGATGGCCGAACGCGGCATCAGCCAATTGGTGTCGGTCGAACTGACCGAAGTCGAACATTTCCTCGAGGCGGTGTGA